DNA from Arthrobacter sp. SLBN-112:
GGAAGATCCACGGGCACCGCGCCAACAGGCGGATCCGGAAGCGGGAGGGGCAGCGGGGCAGCACCGGTTAGAAGGTCAGATACCGGTTGGAGCACCGGCTCGAGTGCCGGAACGGCCTCGGCTGCGGGGGCTACAACAACCTGCGCCACGCCGGCCGTCACGATGTCGGCAAGCCCAACAACGGGGGCGGAGACCGTGGCAACAGTGCCAGCCGGGATCACCTGGTCCACGACGGGAACGGCGGCAATCAAATTGTCTGCCAGCCCGGAAACTGGGGTTACCACAGGCACCAACAAGCCGGGCCCTGTGGCAGGTCCGGCCGGGGAGGTTGGCGCAGCCGGTGAAACCGTAGGCGCAACATCCTGGGCCAGCGATGAAACCGAGCTGGTGAGGCTGCCGAGCAGGGATGAGGAATCAGACCCGGAGTCGGCGGATGCTGCCGTTGACGAAAGCGTCAGCCAGGAAACTGCGGCTGCTCCGGCAAGGATCACCGGGCGCAGGGCACGCCATGGCGAACTCGTTCGAGCCATGCGTACCACCCCCCAGTGATCAGTGCAATCGATGTTGCCTAAAGCCTATGACCGGATGTCGCTGCAAGTCCAGACTTCGCTAAAGGGATTTTACAAATGGCGGGAACAGGCACACAAGGTGTCAAGGGCGAAAGCAGGAGGTCACATGCTTGACCGTCCTGGGAAAGCCGGGCTTGGCGCCGTCGTTCTTCCTTGCGTGCCCGCCCCTAATGGCTGTCGTTCGGGTAGCTCACGCCCAGCTGGGCGCGAACACCGTCGAACAGGCGCATGGTGTTCAGCGTGTCCTCAAGCGGCATCACCGGACTTTCGGTCAGCCCCTGCTGGACACACCGCATGACTTCGCGCAGTTCGTAAGCGTAGCCCTTGCCTACCACGTCAAAGGTCTCAGTTCGGCTCTCTTCCCACCCCTTGGTGATGATGAGTTCGCCGGGGTTGTTGATGGAACCCACGCTCTGCAGGAAGCCCTGGCTCCCCGCGACGGTTGCCGTGCGGGGACCGTGGGCCAGGAGCGAGGAGGTGAGCTGCACCTGGGCCGCGTTGCCGTAGCCAAGGGTCATAGCGTTCTGCGCGTCCACGCCGTCATCGTTGACAAAGCCGGTGGCGCTGACTGTCTGGGGAAAGCCAAGGGTGCCCAGCGCCCACAGGAGCGGGTAGACGGACAAATCCAGCAAGGCACCTCCGCCGTCCTTCCGGGCCCACAGCCTGGCTGTGGGGGAGTACGGCGCCGGGAATCCCAGGTCCGCGGTGATCCAGTGGATGTCGCCCAGTTCACCCGAAGCTGCGATCTGGAACGCCCGCTGCATCGAGGGCAGGAAGCGGCTCCACACCGCCTCCATGAGGAAGAGCCCGCGACTGCGGGCAAGGTCGATGAGTTCCGATGCTTCACGGGCGTTGATGGTGAAAGCCTTCTCGCAGAGAACATGCTTGCCGGCGTTGAGGGCGGCAAGGACTATCTCGTGGTGCTGTGCGTGGGGCGTGGCGACGTAGACAACGTCCACGGCGTCATCGGCGAGCAGCCGATGGTAGCCGGGTACACCGTCGTCGTCCCCGTAGGCCTTTGCAAAGTCATAGGCCACGGCAAAAGCGTCGGCAGTGTCCTGTGTCCGGGAGCTGACCGCATACAGCTCGGCGTCTTCAAGCAGCGCGAGGTCCTGCGAGACGGCGCGGGCGATGCTGCCCGTCGCGATGATCCCCCAGCGAAGGCGAGCACCGGTAGCAGAACGGGGATCCTGGTCGGGCTGGCTGGAAAGCCATGGCGTGGCGATGGGAGCAGTCATAGCTGCAATCCTGTCACAGCGGCGGGGAAGGACAGGGAACTTCCGGCGGGATGACGCAGGAGACCAGGAAGGGCCAACGATGGGACGGGATGTCCTCACCTTTGGCCCTCGTGGACTGTTGTCAGGCGTTGGCGGCCGCCGCCCTGCCGCGGACCGGCTCCTCCGTCAGCTTGCCCTGCTGCAGGCGGAACCGGCGGTCCGTTTTGTTGGCCAAGGCCCGGTCGTGCGTGACCACCAGGATGGTGGTGTCGTGATCCCGGCTGAGCGAGCTGAGGAGCTCGATGATGTGGTCGCCGGTCTGCTCGTCGAGGTTGCCCGTGGGCTCATCGGCGAGGATCAGCTTGGGCTCGTTGGCCAGTGCCCGGGCAATGGCCACGCGCTGCTGCTCGCCGCCGGAGAGCCGGTTGATGCGCCGCCCGTGCTTGGAGGGATCCAGCTGGACCTGCTCCAGCAGCTCCCTGGCGCGCTGCGCCCTGGCCGCGTTGCGCACTCCGGCGAATTCCATGGGGAGCATGACGTTGTCGATGGCGGACAGGTTGGGGATCAGGTTGAACTGCTGGAACACGAAGCCGATGTCCCGGCGGCGGTATTCCGTCAGCTTTGCATCCGGCATGCCGGCAAGGCTGACACCATTGACGACGACGTCTCCGCTGGTGGGTTTGTCCAGTGCACCAAGGAGGGACAACAGCGTGCTCTTGCCGCTGCCGCTCTTGCCCACGATCGAGGCCAGCGCGCCCTGTTCGAGGACGAAGCTGACGTCGTTGACCGGTTTGATGGTGCGGTCACCGGAGTTGAAGGTGCGGACCAGGTTCTTGACTTCAATCATGGCTATTCTCCTCGCAGGACTTCGATGGGACGGATGCGTGCCGTGAGCAGCGCGGGAACCAGGGCACCGATAATGGCGACGCCGAACACGGCGGCGATGCCACCGGCAATAACTCCGGGCGATGCGCCGGCGGTGACGGAGGTCAACAGCTGGGAAGCGCCGCCAAAGGGTCCACCCTGGCCGCCCGGGAAGCCCGCGCCACCGCCGGCCCCGCCCGGAAAGCCCCGGCCCGTGGTGGCAGTGGTTGTGGTGGTGTTGCTGCTGATCAGGGCGGAGGCAATGCCGCCGCTGGCGAACGAAGCGATGGCGGTCCCCACGGCGCTGCCCAGGGCTGCCAGGACCAGCGCTTCGAGGACGAACTGCAGGCCGATGGTGCGGTTGGGCGCGCCAATGGCCTTCAGCACGCCGATTTCGCGGCGGCGCTCGCGGACCAGCATCACCATGATGAGCAGGATGATGAGTCCGGCAGTGCCCAGGGCGGCGACGAACGCGATGAAGGAGATGTTCTTGACGCTGTCCAGGGAGCTGACCGCGCTCTGCAGGTTCTGGCCCTGGGTCACGTCAGCCTTGTCCGCGCCAAGGGCTGTCTGCAAAGCCGTCTTGGCAGCGGCGACATTGTCCATGGAATTGACCGTCACGATCATGCTGGACAGTTCACCGGGTGTGCCGGCGAGGGTCTGGGCGGTGGGGAGGGTGACATAGACAGCGTTGTTGCCGAAGGTGGTGCCGGCGTCGAACAGGCCGGAGACCGTGTAGGTCTGGTCATTGATGGTGAAGGTGGATCCGACGGTGAGGCTGTTCTTCTCCGCCAAAGTGGTGCCCAACAATGCGGCCGTGGACGCCGCCGAGTAGTCGCCGAGGCCGGAGCCCTGGGTAATGTTCAGTGCCTTGCCCGTGGTGTCCACCTCGGCGCCGATGCCGGTGGCGGTGATGGGCAGGGACCGGGTGGGCTGCTGGGTGGTTCCGGTGGCCCCCGTGGTGCCGTTGGCCTGCTGGTTGCGGTTGCCAAGGGTGCCCGCATCCACCGCCGCCGTCAGGCTGGTGGTCAGCGTGGCAGCCGCCTGGCCGCCGGGGCCGCCCTGCCCGGCTTGGCCTCCGGGGCCGGCCTGGCCGGTTTGTCCAGTTTGTGCAGCGGCCTGTGCGGCGGCTTCCGCAGCGTTGCGCAGCCGCAGTGAGGAGGTCCCGACGACGGCACTGACGTTGGGCACGCCGGCGGCCGTGGCTGCCTGGTCGGTGGTGAGCGGCTCGCCGCCGCCTTCGAAGCCCTGCCCGCCGGCGGGGTTGACGGTCAGGACGGTGCCGACGGAGGCGTTGAGCTCCTGGACTTTCGCCCCGACCGCCTGGTTGGCCACCAGCATGGCCAGGGCAAGGCCTATGGCGACGGCCAGCACCGCGACAACAGCTGCGGTGCGGACCTTGTTTCTGAAGGCATTGCCTACGCTTCGGGCAAGGACGCTCACTCTACTCCTATGACTCAGGTGCCGGCGCGGAAGGCCGGCTTCGCATCAACCCTCGCCGGGCATCCTGTGCAGGAATCCGGCCAGACCTGTGCCTGGGCTGTGAAGTGTTTGCGGCTGTGCCAAGACGCAGGAATGCCCGGCCCCTCGGAGGGACCGGGCATTCCGGTTGCCGGTGTACCGGCTGGTTCTAAAGGGTGTTACTTGGTGATCGGGCCGAGTACGGGATCGTCCTTGTAGGCCGTCTTCACGTTGGCGGCGGTCACGATGACCGGCTCCAGCAGGTAGGCCGGAACGGTCTTGACCTTGTTGTTGTAGGACTTGTCGTCGTTGACCTCAGGCTTCTTGCCTGCCTGGAGGTCCTTGACCATGGTGATCGCGTGCTCAACGAGCTTGCGGGTGTCCTTGTTGATGGTGGAGTACTGCTCACCCGCGAGGATGGACTTGACGGACTCAACTTCCGAGTCCTGGCCGGTGATGACGGGGGTCGGCTTCCCGGCTGCCTTGACCGAGGTCAGGACGGCGCGGGCCAGGGTGTCGTTGGGGGAGAGGACGCCGTCCAGGCTTGCGCTGCCGTAGCTGCCGGTGAGCAGCGTGTCGGCACGGCGCTGGGCGTTCTCTGCCTTCCAGCCCTGGGTCACAGCCTGCTCAAAGTTGGTCTGGCCGGACAGGACCTTGAGCGTGCCGTCGTCGATCTTCGGCTTCAGGACGCTCATGGCGCCGTCGAAGAAGACCTTTGCGTTGGCGTCATCGGGGGAGCCGGCGAAGAGTTCGATGTTGTAGGGGCCGCTTGGCTTCTTGGCCTTCATGCCCTCCAGCAGGGCCTGGCCCTGGAGGACACCGACCTTGAAGTTGTCGTAGGCCACGTAGTAGTCCACGTTCTCGGTGTTCAGCAGCAGGCGGTCGTAAGCGATGATGGTGGCGCCGCTGTCCTTGGCCTGCTTCAGCTGGGTTCCCAGCTGGGAGCCGTCGATGGCACCCACGATGATGACCTTGGCACCCTTGGTGACCATGGCGCTGATCTGGTTCTGCTGCTCCGACACGCCGCCGTTGGCGAACTGGACGTCAGCCTTGAACCCTGCACCGTTGAGGCCGTCGTTGAAGAGCTTTTCGGCCAGAACCCAGTTTTCACTGGTTTTCTGCGGGAGTGCCACGCCGATGGAGGAGTCCTGCGGGAATCCGCCTGCTCCTCCGCTGGCTCCGCCCGAGGGGGATTCCGAGCGTCCACAGCCCGTCAGCGCCAGTGCTGCGATGGCAGCAACCGCTGCGGCCTTTCCTGCTTTACCAAACATTCGCATTGTTGGTTCTCTTTCTTTGTTGTGTATAACTCGGTCAGGTCGCGGGAGCTCAGGCTTCCCTGGCGATCGCTTCCTTGGTGGAGGTGGTTTCGTCGGGCTGGAGCGGGTTGCTCGGGCCGCCGCCGGAGGGGCGGTTGAAGTTCCTGGTCAGCATGCCGATGATGGACGTCTTGCCCTGGCTCTTGTTGTAGACGTCGAAGGCGACAGCGATCAGGAGCACCAGGCCCTTGATGATCTGGGTCAGGTCTGCACCGACGCCGAGGAGCTGGAGGCCGTTGTTCAGGACTGCCATGACCAGGCCACCGATGATGGACCCGATGACGGTGCCCACGCCGCCGGTCACTGCCGCGCCGCCGATGAATACTGCGGCGATGGCGTCCAGTTCCCAGCCGACGCCGTCGAACGGACCTGAGGCGGTGGACCGGCCGACGAAGATCATGCCGGCCAGGCCCGCCAGGATGGACATGTTCATCATCACCAGGAAGTTGACCTTCTTGGACTGGACGCCGGACAGCTCTGCTGCATGCCGGTTGCCACCCACGGCGTAGACGTGGCGGCCGATGACGGTGCGGGAGGAGATGAAGCCGTAGATCAGGACAAGGACGGCCAGGATGAGGCCGGGGACAGGGAAGGAGGTGCCCGGACGGCCCGTGGCGAACAGGTACGTGGCGTAGAGGACGGCTGCGCAGACGAGGACCAGCTTCAGGACGGTGACCCACATTTCGGGAACTTCGGCACCGAGTGCCTTGGCCCTGGCGCGGGAGCGCAGCTCGCTGACGACCACGAACGCGGCGGCGGCAAGGCCGAGCAGCAGGGTCAAGTTGTTGTAACCGATGTTGGGTCCTACTTCGGGCAGGTACCCGGAGCCCAGGTACTGGAAGTCCGAGGGGACGGGGATGGTGTTGGACTTGCCCACGAACTGGTTGAAGCCGCGGAACAGGAGCATGCCTGCCAGGGTCACGATGAACGCCGGGATCCCGACGTACGCGGTCCACCAGCCCTGCCAGGCGCCGATCAGGGCGCCCAGGAGCAGGCCGAGGAGGACCCCGGCGTACCAGGGGATGCCCCAGTCGCGGATGGCCAGGGCCACGGTGACGCCAACGAAGGCGGCGACGGAGCCGACGGAAAGGTCGATGTGTCCGGCGATTATCACCAGCACCATGCCGATTGCCAGGATGAGGATGTAGGAGTTGCCGTTGAAGAGGTTGATGACGTTGCCGGAGGTAAGCGTCCGGCCTTGGGTGGCAATCTGGAAGAAGATGATCAGCGCCACCAGGGCGAAGATCATGCCGAATTGGCGGGTATTGCCGCCAAAAAGCTTCTTGAGGGCGTTCATGGTTTCAGTCCTTGTGTCCGGAAGGTTCTGGAATGGGCCAGAGGGTCAGGCGGCTTTTCGGGTGGCGGAGGTCATCAGCTTCATCAGGCTTTCCTGAGTGGCCTCGTCCTTGTTCAGGACGCCGGTGATGGCGCCTTCGAAGATCGTGTAGATACGGTCGGACAGGCCCAGGAGCTCGGGGAGCTCCGAGGAGATGACGATGACTCCCTTGCCCTGGTTGGCCAGCTGCTGAATGATGCCGTAGATCTCGTACTTGGCGCCGACGTCAATGCCGCGCGTGGGCTCGTCCAGGATCAGCAGGTCGGGATCGGTGAACATCCACTTGGCCAGAACCACCTTTTGCTGGTTGCCGCCCGAGAGCTTGGCGACGCCTTCTTCCACGGAAGGTGTTTTGGTGCGGAGGGACTTGCGGTACTCCTCGGCCACCGTGAACTCCTGGTTGGCGTCCACCACATAGTTGTGGCTGATCTTCCGCAGGTTCGCTGCCACCGTGGTGGTTTTGATGTCGTCCAGGAGGTTCAGTCCCAGCGACTTGCGGTCCTCCGTGACATAGCCCAGCCCCGCGTCGATGGCCTGGCGGACATTCTTGAGTGTGACCTCGCGGCCGTCCTTGTAGATGTGGCCGCTGATGAACCTGCCGTAAGAGCGTCCGAACACCGAGCGGGCCAGCTCGGTTCGCCCTGCGCCCATGAGGCCGGCAAATCCCACGATCTCGCCACGGCGGACAAAGAAGTTGGAACCTTTGCACACGAGGCGGTCCTGGATGGCGGGGTGGCCCACGGTCCAGTCCTTGACCTCGAAAAAGACTTCGCCGATCTTGGGGGTGTGGTCCGGGAAGCGGGACTCGAGGGTCCGCCCCACCATGCCCTTGATGATCCGGTCCTCGTCCACGCCGTCGGCCTTCACGTCAAGGGTCTCGATGGATTTGCCGTCACGGATGATGGTGATGGAGTCGGCGATCTGCTCAATTTCGTTGAGCTTGTGGGAAATGATGATGGACGTGATGCCCTTGGCCTTCAGCCCGAGCATCAGGTCCAGCAGGTGCTGGGAGTCGGACTCGTTGAGGGCGGCAGTGGGTTCGTCGAGGATCAGGATCTTCACGGACTTGTTCAGCGCCTTGGCGATCTCCACCAGCTGCTGCTTGCCGACACCGATCTCCTTGATGGGCGTGTCCGGATCATCCCGCAGGCCCACCCTCGCCAGCAGGTCCAGTGACCGCAGCCTGGCTTCGGCCCAGTCGATCACGCCCCGCTTTGTGGGTTCGTTGCCAAGGAAGATGTTCTCCATGATGGACAGCTCCGGGATCAGCGCCAGTTCCTGGTGGATGATCACGATGCCGGCGTGTTCGCTGGCCCGGATATCCCTGAACTGCTGGACCTGCCCCTGGTAGACGATGTCGCCGTCGTAGCTGCCGTACGGGTACACCCCGGAGAGGACTTTCATCAGGGTGGACTTGCCGGCGCCGTTCTCGCCGCAAATGGCGTGGATCTCACCGGCCTTGACCCGGAGGCTCACGTTATCCAACGCTTTAACGCCCGGGAATTCTTTGGTGATGGACCGCATCTCGAGGATGATCGGGTCCGTCTGCGTGGTCTGGGACGTCATGTTGCCCTAACCCTCCAATGCAATGACTTCTTTGTCCGGCCGGCAAAGCGCAGGGCCGTCTGAACCAAAAGTAAACTGGATCACAGCTGTTGTCGTCAAGTCTTTAACGCAATTGCCGGGTAACGATGTGGTCTAGGACTTCCGAATCCCGGCGTGCTGGAACACCAGGGCGGCTGCCCCGAGGGCCTCTGCGCGGTCTCCCAGGGAGGACATGGTGAGGGTTGTGGTCTCACCAATAACCGGCACCGCATGGCGGATTAATCCCCTCCGGATAGGGTCCAGCAGGATGTCCCCAAGGCCTGCCAGCGGCCCGCCTACAACGATCACCTCAGGATTGATCAGGTTGGCCACATTGCCCAGCGCGCGGCCTACCGCCAATCCTGCGTCGTCCACCACGCGGAGGGTGGCAGAGTCCCTGTTGAGGGCCTTGCGGACAATGTCCGCGGGTGTCAGGGGAGGGTCCTCGCCCCGGCTGAGGAGCTCAATCATGGTGGTGGTGGACGCTATGGTTTCAAGGCATCCGCGGTTGCCGCAGCGGCACACCAGCCCCTGCTCGTGGATGGTGGCATGGCCGATTTCGCCGGTGATCCCCACGTTGCCGTAGTAGGGCGAACCGTTGAGGATCAAGCCGGCGCCGATGCCGGATCCAATTTTCAGGAACAGCAAGTTGCTGACCCCCGAATGCTGCCCCCAAGTCACTTCTGACCAGGCCCCGAGATTGGCGTCGTTGTCAACAAAGACGGGGATTCTCAAGGTTTCCTCAAGATGCTGAAGGATGTTGATGCCTACCCATTCGGGAAGGATCGCGCCCTGGGCCACCGTCCCGGTCCGGCGGTCAATGGGGCCGGGAATGCCGACGCCGGCGCCCACCACCGAGGTGCGTTCCACCCCGCTTTCCCGGAGCAGTTTCTCCAATAGGTCCACCGCCGCCTGGATACCTTCCTCCGCTTGGTGGCCCAAGGGGAGGAGAACCGATTCTTCGGCAATGACGTGGTAGCTGAGCGACGCCAGCACCACCCGCAGGTGCCGCCGCCCGAAGTCGATTCCCACTGCTACCGCGCCGTTGCTGTTCAGCCGTACGTTCAGTGCCCGGCGGCCGGAGCTGGTAATGGGTTCGGTGGACGCCAGGCCCGAATCCAGCATGATCTTGACGATGTTCGAGACAGTGGCCGTGGAGAGCCCTGTCTGCCGGGCGAGCTCCGCCTGCGTGGACGGGCCGCCCATAAGTGCCTCAATGATCCGCTGCTGGTTCAGCTGCCGCAGGGCGGATTGTGAACCGGGGTTCTTGGGCTTGCTCCTCGTTGAGCGCGTGGTTGCGGACATGCTAAGAAGATTGCCCTATCGCTGCTCTTGTAGTCAAGAAGTTAACGCAAGGCCTCGCGGATGTGCGGCGAACCGTCGGCCAAATCGCCGCTCCACCGTTTCCGTGCATTACGTCCCGGGTCGGTCCCGGCCGGGTCCAAACGACCCGTCGTCCTTTCCATGCGGCTGGCTAGGCTGGACCATGAGATCAGTCCGGCCCTTCCACCTTTTGTGTGGACGGGGATACAGAAGGTGGTAACGATGCTGCTGTCCGTCCTGCAGGCGAACGCTGTGGTCCTGGACGTCGAGGCCAATCTTCGGACCATTGAGGACGCAGCCATAGGGGCCGCGGATGCGGGCGCCCACCTGCTCCTGACACCGGAACTGTTCCCCGTGGGCTACGCCCCGCTGCGGGTACGGGACGAGCTGGACCCTGCAAGCCTTCCCGCCATCCGCGAACGGCTGGCCGACATTGCGCGCCGGAACCGCATTGCACTTGTCTATAGCCTGCCCGCCGAAGCGGCTGGTGACGGCCGCGTTGACGTGGAGGCCGCCGGCACCCGAAGGTGGCACATATCAGCAACCCTGGTGGATGCCACCGGCACCGAGCTGCTGAGGTACGCCAAGGTGCACCTCTTCGGCGATGAGGAACGCAAGGCGTTCGTGGCAGCCTCGCAACCTCCCGCCGTCGTGGATTTCAACGGCGTCCGCACCTCATTGCTGATCTGCTACGACATCGAGTTCCCCGAGGCCGCCCGGGCAGCAGCCGGCCGCGGCGCGGAACTGCTCCTGGTCCCCACGGCACTGTCCGCCGGTTACGAGGCCGTACCCCAGGTGCTCATCCGCGCCCGGGCCCTGGAAAGCCAGCTGAATGTGGCATATGCCAACCACTGTGGCTCCGAGGACGCCTACACCTTCGGCGGCGGCAGTGTGGTGGCAGGGCCCGACGGCGGACTCCTCGCCGAAGCAGGCGACGCTCCGGCACTGCTTTTCGCCGAGGTGGGACCGGACGCCGTCCGCGCAGCCAGAAACGACGTGCCGTACCTGCGGGAGCGGCGGCCGGAACTGTACCGAGAATGGGAGGCCGGCCTGGCCCGGGAAACAGGCCAGCCCGGGGATAGTACCCCCTAGCCGCCGCTGCCCACCGTCCCGCCCGGTTAGCCCGCCCCGCCGGTCAACCCATCGGTGTACTGCAGCGCGATCCATAACTCCGCCCGGACCTGTGCCTGATTCAGGTCCATCTGGAGCAGCTCGGCAAGGACCCCGATTTGCCGCCGCACGCTGTTGCGGTGGAGCCCCAGCAGCTTGGCCGAACCATCCCAGCTGCCGTTTTCGCCAAGCCAGCCGCGGAGGACGGCCAGCAGCGGATCGCGCCGGTCCGGTTCAAGTGCCAGGACCGGATGCAGGAGCCGTTCGGCCAGCAGGGTCCCGGCCTCTCGGCCAAGCAGGCCGGTGACCGACCAGGAGACCTCGCCGGCCCGGATGCTTTGTCCGCTTCTCTGCACCCGGCTTCGCAGGGAGGTGGCGCGCTGGTATGCGGCGGGAAGGCCGGCCAACTCGGTGGGTTCGCCAATCACCAGGCGCCACCCGAGCTTCTCGACGTCGGCAAGCAGCGCATCGTCCACCTTGAGCCGGGTCACTGCCGCGAACCCGTAGTCCGTGATCTCCACCAGCTTCGTATCGAACATCCGCCGCCACTGCAGCAGTTCCCTCACGGGACTCTCTCCCGCCGGCCACTCCGGCGCCTCCACCTTGACGCCCTGGAGCACGCGGACGGGCGCGGACCGGGTGGAGGACAGGCTTTGGGCGAGCAGGTCCTTGAGTCCGTTGAGGTGCTTGGTGTCACCGCCCGTGAGGCTTTCGGGATGCAGCAGGACCGCGGTGGCCAGCTGGCTGGGAGCCAGGGAGCCGCTGGTCCGCTGCCGGACCAGCAGTTCCAGCAACCCGACGGCGGACTGGACCATGTTGTTCTGTGCCGGGGTCAGCGGAACGTCGGAGCCCAGGATCAGGGCACCGAGGTTGGCGTCCCTGGTGCTCCGCAGCGGGTGGCCCACCACCAGCGCGGAACCGGGCTGGTCAAAGCCGTCCATTTCCACGCGGGGGCCGCGGCCGGACAGAAGCCGTTCCAGCATGGGTTCCAGCAGGGAAAGTTCGACGGCGGTGCTGCCGCCGGCACTGGTGCCGCGCGCCCGCACCCGGCCGTCCGCTCCCACCATCACGGCCCAAACGGGCACGCGCTGGACCAGTGCTGCGAGCAGTTCGTGTTCCGGTTTGGGGGAGAGGACGGCGCGCATGAGTTGCCTGTTGGTCTCTGCCAGCTGCCGGAAGACTTTGGCGTTGTCGGTCTCCAGGAGTTGGGAGAACTGCAGGCCGATCGCCGCGAAGGGGAGCGACTCCGGCACCTCGAACAAGGTGAGGTTGTGCCGCCGGCATGCGTCGAGGACCACATCCGGGACGGCGTCGAAGTAGGGCCTGATCCCGAAGCCCAGGGCGGCGACCTTGGCGTCGACCAGCCGCCGGACATAGGCGTCAACGCTCCCGGCTGATCCGCCGTCGCCAAGGAAGGGAAGGCCGGCGGTGAGCAGGAATTCGCCCTCCGGAAGGTAGGGCGTGGGGTCCTCCAGCTCGCTGGGCTCCACCCACCGCAGCAGCCGGCCGCCGCTGCCGCCGTCGTGAAGCATTTTCAACACCGGCGGCAGCTGGTCAAGGAACTGCTGGAGGGTGACGAAGCTCAGCCGTCCGGACGTGGCGGGCTCAGCCGGCATGGTTTGATATATCCGCCCGGCCGCGTCTTTTGCGCGCTCCGGCCTCATGGAAGCCCTGTGCATTAAGTCTCATGGTGGATCACTATAAGTCATTTTGCACCGCCCTGAGAGTTGGCTCACATGCCAACCTTGGGGAGGGGAAACCGACAACTACTCTGAAGGGACGTCAACGGTGACCGTGCCTGTGACCACCGAAAAAACCATTGCGCCCAGTGTCGGGCGGCCCGGCCTCCGGGCCCAGCTGCTGCGCCGCAAACCGATCGGCCAGATGGTCAGCGAAACCGGAAGCAGCGAGGGCGGGACCGGGCTGGTGCGCAGCTTCGGCGTCCTCCACCTGACCATGATCAGCGTCGGCGCCACCTTGGGAACCGGCATCCTGGTGATCCTTGGCGAGTCGGTTCCGCTGGCCGGCCCGGCCATCTGGATCTCGTTCGTCATTGCCGGCCTGGCCGCGCTGCTCTCCGCAGTGTCGTACGCCGAAATGGCAGGCCTTGTTCCCGTCGCGGGCTCGAGCTACTCCTACTCCTACGCGACGATGGGGGAGGGCATGGCATGGATCTGCGGGTGGTGCCTTGTCCTGGAGTACGCCGTCTCGGTCGCCGCGGTTGCCGTGGGCGCCGGCCAGTATGTCAACGAGACGCTGGCGGTGTTCGGCCAGGTGCTCCCTGATGCCATGTCGCAGCCTCCCGGGGACGGGGGAATGGTGAACCTTCCAGCGATGGCCATCGTGGTGCTGGCCACGATCCTGCTGGTCCGCGGTGCCCGTGAAAGCGCCTGGATCAACACGGCAATCGTCATCGTAAAAATAGGCATCCTGCTGTTCTTCTGCGCCGTTGCCTTTACCGCCTTCGACGCCGGAAACTTCGAACCGCTCCTGCCCATGGGCGCCGCAGGGGTCTCCGCCGCCGCCTCCCGGGTGTTCTTCTCCTACATCGGCTTTGACGCTGCATCCACCGCGGGTGAAGAGGCCAAAAACCCCAAGCGCGATCTTCCCCGCGCCATCCTGCTGTCCATGGTGATTGTCACCAGCATCTACGTCCTCGTGGCCGTCGCCGCCATTGGCGCCCGGCCCTGGGGCTGGTTCGACGGCACCGAGGCCGCCCTGGTCCAGATCCTGGAGGAAACAACCCACCAGCCATGGATCGCACTGGTCTTTTCCGTCGGGGCTGTCCTGGCCATCGCCAGCATCGTGCTCACGGTCCTGTATGGCCAGACCCGCA
Protein-coding regions in this window:
- a CDS encoding ABC transporter permease, giving the protein MSVLARSVGNAFRNKVRTAAVVAVLAVAIGLALAMLVANQAVGAKVQELNASVGTVLTVNPAGGQGFEGGGEPLTTDQAATAAGVPNVSAVVGTSSLRLRNAAEAAAQAAAQTGQTGQAGPGGQAGQGGPGGQAAATLTTSLTAAVDAGTLGNRNQQANGTTGATGTTQQPTRSLPITATGIGAEVDTTGKALNITQGSGLGDYSAASTAALLGTTLAEKNSLTVGSTFTINDQTYTVSGLFDAGTTFGNNAVYVTLPTAQTLAGTPGELSSMIVTVNSMDNVAAAKTALQTALGADKADVTQGQNLQSAVSSLDSVKNISFIAFVAALGTAGLIILLIMVMLVRERRREIGVLKAIGAPNRTIGLQFVLEALVLAALGSAVGTAIASFASGGIASALISSNTTTTTATTGRGFPGGAGGGAGFPGGQGGPFGGASQLLTSVTAGASPGVIAGGIAAVFGVAIIGALVPALLTARIRPIEVLRGE
- a CDS encoding substrate-binding domain-containing protein, which produces MRMFGKAGKAAAVAAIAALALTGCGRSESPSGGASGGAGGFPQDSSIGVALPQKTSENWVLAEKLFNDGLNGAGFKADVQFANGGVSEQQNQISAMVTKGAKVIIVGAIDGSQLGTQLKQAKDSGATIIAYDRLLLNTENVDYYVAYDNFKVGVLQGQALLEGMKAKKPSGPYNIELFAGSPDDANAKVFFDGAMSVLKPKIDDGTLKVLSGQTNFEQAVTQGWKAENAQRRADTLLTGSYGSASLDGVLSPNDTLARAVLTSVKAAGKPTPVITGQDSEVESVKSILAGEQYSTINKDTRKLVEHAITMVKDLQAGKKPEVNDDKSYNNKVKTVPAYLLEPVIVTAANVKTAYKDDPVLGPITK
- a CDS encoding ABC transporter ATP-binding protein, with translation MIEVKNLVRTFNSGDRTIKPVNDVSFVLEQGALASIVGKSGSGKSTLLSLLGALDKPTSGDVVVNGVSLAGMPDAKLTEYRRRDIGFVFQQFNLIPNLSAIDNVMLPMEFAGVRNAARAQRARELLEQVQLDPSKHGRRINRLSGGEQQRVAIARALANEPKLILADEPTGNLDEQTGDHIIELLSSLSRDHDTTILVVTHDRALANKTDRRFRLQQGKLTEEPVRGRAAAANA
- the mmsB gene encoding multiple monosaccharide ABC transporter permease, with protein sequence MNALKKLFGGNTRQFGMIFALVALIIFFQIATQGRTLTSGNVINLFNGNSYILILAIGMVLVIIAGHIDLSVGSVAAFVGVTVALAIRDWGIPWYAGVLLGLLLGALIGAWQGWWTAYVGIPAFIVTLAGMLLFRGFNQFVGKSNTIPVPSDFQYLGSGYLPEVGPNIGYNNLTLLLGLAAAAFVVVSELRSRARAKALGAEVPEMWVTVLKLVLVCAAVLYATYLFATGRPGTSFPVPGLILAVLVLIYGFISSRTVIGRHVYAVGGNRHAAELSGVQSKKVNFLVMMNMSILAGLAGMIFVGRSTASGPFDGVGWELDAIAAVFIGGAAVTGGVGTVIGSIIGGLVMAVLNNGLQLLGVGADLTQIIKGLVLLIAVAFDVYNKSQGKTSIIGMLTRNFNRPSGGGPSNPLQPDETTSTKEAIAREA
- a CDS encoding Gfo/Idh/MocA family protein; its protein translation is MTAPIATPWLSSQPDQDPRSATGARLRWGIIATGSIARAVSQDLALLEDAELYAVSSRTQDTADAFAVAYDFAKAYGDDDGVPGYHRLLADDAVDVVYVATPHAQHHEIVLAALNAGKHVLCEKAFTINAREASELIDLARSRGLFLMEAVWSRFLPSMQRAFQIAASGELGDIHWITADLGFPAPYSPTARLWARKDGGGALLDLSVYPLLWALGTLGFPQTVSATGFVNDDGVDAQNAMTLGYGNAAQVQLTSSLLAHGPRTATVAGSQGFLQSVGSINNPGELIITKGWEESRTETFDVVGKGYAYELREVMRCVQQGLTESPVMPLEDTLNTMRLFDGVRAQLGVSYPNDSH